In Brachypodium distachyon strain Bd21 chromosome 5, Brachypodium_distachyon_v3.0, whole genome shotgun sequence, the genomic window TCGTTCCTTTCAAAATGACAAACGGCTGGACTAATTGTGGTTACCaaaatgctaaaaaaaaattgcgatTCTTTTCACGCAATATCCATCACGATTCTTTTGAGGCGGACATCAAAGCGAACTCAACTTTTATCAAAAAGAGACTTTTGCATAGTCGTATTTGCTCCTGGCCGTTTTGGCCTCGACCTGCTGCACGCGTGGAGCTGGTGCGAGATATGCGCAGAGTAGAAGGGAGGCCGCAGAAATCTCACACAGAGGGCATGACTACTAATTTACTCCTAGAGCAGTCTTGCTTGGGTCCCATTGCACGCACATCCCAAGGCGGCAGACAAGCAGAGCACAGTGTCCGAGCGTCCCGGTTTCAAATTGGGCTCCATTTACTCCAAAGCCTGCAGCAAGCAGACAAACacagagagtgagagagagagagagactggTTCCTCCATGGCGCTCCTCCGTTCTTTGGgctgcttcctcttcctcctctgctcatCGCTCGGGGCGGCGAATGGGATGTATGGTAGAGCTGGCGGGGAGGGGGAGGCGAGCAGGGGAGTCACCGACGGCGCCCGCGGCAGCAGGAACGCGTGGCCGGGGTACCTCTACACCAGAGCAGTTGGGCGATGCACACCCCAGTAAGCACACGCTTCCCATCCCCGTTCTTGGATCGACTTCCATGACATTTCTCTTGCAGGACTAAAAACTGGTCAAATATTTCTTGATTCCTTTACCAACGCTGGGTTGGCAGTCGCCACTACTCAgtatagtacggagtagtaccgTGTTATGTTCTAGGAATCGAATCTTGGTAGTACTACTCTGCAGAAACCATTCAGTTTGGGACGAGACTGGTGATTTTCAGCTTTCATATTATCGATGCACAAAATGTACAAATGGCAAGTTTAAATGGAAATCGAAATAGACAGCATCTACATATATGCTTGGAATGAGCAAGCAATAGGACGAGCAGTAACTTTTCTGGTGGCCGGGAAATGAGTCTGTAATTTTCAGGACCACTTAGAGACTGGGTAGATCCAAAAATCTAGTGTAATCTGCACTAGGTTGCAAGAACGGCGTGGTCTTGCGAGGCCACAACCTTTAATCTGCTTTCTCGAGATCCCTTGCCGTACATGCCAAGCTGAAGCACCCAACTTATGGTCCATGGGGGTCGTCTTGAAAAGTTCTACAGTATCTGCTTGTTCAAATCCAGGGTACATTTTGAGTAACTCAGTTCACATGTACCCTGGTAATGCTCAAATCATATAGTGTAGGGAGCAGGAAAAACATGTTGACAAGCGACTATTGCTGTAGTGTTATAAGTTCACTAGAACTTTATCTGAATATCGAGCTTACTATTACTGGAGGTGCCTATAGTAAATCCACAAACCATCATAATGACTCCGGGCTGCGTCTTGTGGGCATCAGACCGCGTTCGTGCAATTCTTTTTCGTGAGTCCCACGCActggttgttgttgtgctCCTGTGGGTCGTTCTGTTATGAGTAAGTGGTGTGGGTATTCTTTGCTAAGGTTGCATGTTATCATAGCCCAGCAAGGTCCAGCTGATCCCAGCTTATGAGCTAATTTAAGCTCCATTTTGGGTAGGCAAAGAAATACCACTGGCTGGAAATTGTTGCATAACATTGTGCATTTCCTTATGTAAATGGTGCATTGGATATTTCAAGTTGAGAGATCCATACATCAGTTCAAATATCTACAAGTTTTACAATTATGTGctaaaaaagtaaaaaacacTTCGATAATGCCGTCATCTTTGTTCTTGTGAAACCCCATAGGTTCTGGAGCAGCGGAGCTGAGCCATGGCCCAACATCGTCCCTCAGGAAGCAGCAGTGTGGAAGGTGTTCGGCTCAAGGTCCATCGACAAGTACGGTCCGCGCCTTACCCTACTGGACGCCACGACGAGGACCGACGACGTCGGTGGCGGCCGCCCCTTCGTCAAGCTAGTGAAGCACGGAAGCGCCGCTCTCCTCAACGCCTACACGAGGAGGGGCTTTCCTTTCGATTCCTGGGAGGTGAAGGCGCTCCTGCTGGAGGCACTCGTCTCCGAGGACGCCGCGGCTGCCCAGGCCGAGCGGTTCGAGCTGGCCAACGAGTCCTGCGTGTGAGATCGAGCTGCTGAAACAGCTGCGTCAATTCCTGCCTGAAAAATCGTAGTATTGTGTGTGTAAGTCGTGCAGTAGTCAGTAGTCACCACTTCTGTGACTACTGAAACGTCACTTGCAGTGATGTGTGTATCTGTGTGTGCCTTCATACTGTGACTCAGATGAAAAAGGTTTTACGTTGCCGTATCGTATTTCTACGCGAGTATTGTTTTTCTCAAGGATGGATAATGCTGGCGTAGTCTGTAATACGAGTCGTCGGCTGATCTATGAGGAAGAGAGGACAGCACTTCGTTCGACGCTGTCCAGTATTGTGGGGAAGGGTCCGCGGACGATGGGGGCTGAGATTTGCACGGAGCCGTTGTGGGCTCGAGGCAGCACGATCGGCACGCAGGCACAGCCATGGACCACGGGAAAGGCAGCGGCCGGGCGTGCGAGGCAATGGGAGAAATTGTGGGAGAGGGAGCACGAGGCACAGCGGCGAAGAGGATTAACGGGTCCACGGCTCATGAGTTTTTTCTTTGCGGCGGCCCACGTGAGTTACCTAAACAGATGGTGGCCCGCGCTGGCCTCGTGGACCTTGAAACAGCAGGGCAAGGAGGGAAGTGGTGGGCTGGCGCTGTGCAGGCTGAGGTCATTGGGCTTTTAACGCGTTGGAGGGCTCGTCTATCGGCCCATGTGCTGCGTTGTAGGCCATTGGGCTTTTAACGCGTTGTAGAGCAAAATTGCAAAAggtattttttaaaaaaaatctgacaaAAAttaatattactccctccgatctaaAATAAGTGTCCCTTAGTTCAATTCTAGTTCAAAACCGCGATACTCATTTTGGACTGCAGGTAGTACTACAAAACAATCCACACAAAGGGTGAACTACAAGAAATCCCGGAACTTAGGATGCAGGTGGGATCCCGTGAACGGATGACTTGTTGTTCAAATCTCAAATCtcttatttaaattttgcgTAAGAGATTTGACAATTGAGCTGCAATTGGGCCGTCCACGAGTTCTCCCTTGCATCCAAAACGTAGTATGTGTCCCAtccggccatcaagttcttatCGATCTCAGCTAATCATAGCGTGTGATGAGGAGACGCGCTTCTTCCTCGTATTTACTCCATTTCAAGAGAAAAAGTAGAAACGGACTTACATGGCACATGGCAGCCATCAGACGGCTCCAATTCATCCATATATCGATTGACACTTATGCCCAGCAAAAATCCAAAGTAGCGTTACACCTCAGACCACCACCATTTCATGGTCATTTGCCATAACACACCGCCTGATCCAGAACAGAAagtttgatctttttttttctttcggacGACGTTTAGTGCTTCGGATGATGACgattttgaactttttttttctcaaattgAAATATTGACCCAAAAAGAAATAGGTACGTGCTAACTTTGGAcattatttgattaaaaaagaTGTttcggaagaaaagaaagaagtgaGTTAGGAAAAAATCAGGAGGTAAGATGGTAATTTGTTGTGGAAAAAGTCAAACTTCCAAGCGATGTGTTGCAGCAAATGGCCACggaattgtaatggtactggtAAAGACACAATCCGGCGGTGTGTCTCGGCAAAGTCCGTAAAATAACGGTGTCATGTGACCaatttccctttctttttttgtagaCCGTAGACACAAGGCATGCAAGGAATGTACCATGGCATCATTTGCCTATCTTCGTACGGGTCGCCGTGTTAGCTCCCCTGTCtgctttcttcctcttccgccCAAGATCACATCACAGCATTGTCTTGTTCCGCCCAAGATCACATCAATAGCACACCATGTCATTTGCATGTCGCAATCGTCCGTGCCTTTTTACCCCAAATATGCTGCCTCTTCTGTTTTGCACGGCCACAAACTCACAGGACGCTGCCACACGAAGAAAAAGCAGTGAGAAACGAACGCACTGCATCAAACCATGCCATGGTTAACGCTGTTGAGTATATCAGGGTCAAACTTTCAGAAAGAGAAGTTTGAACTCACCAAATAGTTCGCAGCAGTATAGCATCGCTCTCTgtgttccttttttctttctttctttttttgttctgaTCAGCTGTCATATGTCTGTCGACCAAAAGAAGGTACTAACAATAATGCATGCGTACTGCATCACCAGTGACGAATGAAACTCTCCTAAAAGAACCAAGAATAATAGCAATAGTCTCgggaaaataaaagaaatgtGCAGACCACATGAAGATCGCACTTTGATTCTTCAGACATGATGGCCAAACTGGAGGCCCTCATAGCAGGTCGATGTGAGTAGTGTTTAATGGAACATACTCTGATCTGATATTCTGATGCCATTCGTTATGACTTATGCCGCCAAAGTCTTATACAACTATGGAAGCCTTGGCTCGCCGACAATGGCTCAAAGTGGTTGTGCGAGACAGGCTGTGTTCATGTGTTGGAGTATCAAAGTTGTACTACTCGTAGTATGGTTTCCAGTCAATCTGGGCTTTTACAATTTGTGATCTGAAGACAAGTTTGTTTTGTATCCTGGACGCTAAGGTCCTGCAACTGCATGTGTGCGTTTGACAAAGTTTTTGCCCAAGGAAATAACAAAACCATGTCATGAGACAACAAGCCAGAGGCCAGAGATATTCAGCGATTCTAACGCACTGCCAGTCTGCTACCGATTTATGTCCTGGTAAACATACCAGATTTACATTCCATGACCACGAGGAAATTCAGACGAGTGGGTTTTACAATTTTGTTCTGTGGCAAGAATCTAGTGAAACTCTGCCAGAAATAGTTTTGTGTTCTATTTCAGACATTGGCAATGGAAGATGATGGCTGCCTTTTGCTTTAGAATAGTCCCCCAAAATCTTGGACGTAGCATTTTGTCAGGTAATGCTTGCGTTTTAAACTAACAGAGCACACCAACTAAATGCACACTGCAGCATGATTGTGCTGTTCCTGTATTAACACCAACAAGTGGTACAACGACACatcttttttgaaaattcaGGTGTCGTTGTAAAGTAGTAGACTTTCCAGCCTCTTAGCCCGGAGCATCTTTTTTCtgatataaaaataaatagatccATAAATAAATTACTCAAGATATTTTAAGGATGCGACAAAGTTCAGTGTCCTTCATTATGACTTCAAGGATGGTGTACTAAAAACACGCTAATTGATCAACACCAGAGAAACGGACAAATTAAccaacaacaataacaaatCAATGGCTGCTTACACATGCAGTGCTGTAGTGGCTGCTTACACTGAGTAGTCTTCTTCTGAAAAAGTAATGGCTGCTTGCATTGAGATCACATGTTTAAGCTTAGTGGGCCAATCATGTCATCAAGATC contains:
- the LOC100843524 gene encoding uncharacterized protein LOC100843524, translated to MALLRSLGCFLFLLCSSLGAANGMYGRAGGEGEASRGVTDGARGSRNAWPGYLYTRAVGRCTPQFWSSGAEPWPNIVPQEAAVWKVFGSRSIDKYGPRLTLLDATTRTDDVGGGRPFVKLVKHGSAALLNAYTRRGFPFDSWEVKALLLEALVSEDAAAAQAERFELANESCV